A genomic window from Algoriphagus sp. Y33 includes:
- a CDS encoding T9SS type A sorting domain-containing protein, whose translation MRIFLLCLLLFIDTFGQVLGQTTRMLADAVTFISPADKMVSLLGCGGLGLNPCYNPTVENPGNALIDDGEYARLLASPGLLATLGSYDGELELQFPSTVPPETWSYVRIGADESLLQALLGGSLGELLGDVLGSVLLGNQEIEIQARNSSNVIVESRTSTQGFDTDGVKLVQDGSGNYFLAIKPSVSYDRVRLINRSITLVGLGTEYTLDVYNAFYYSGVDPCGLMPTFTSYDGAGVSLDLLNLNDLVLNPFHAIDNDPATYSQISLGVLGVAATTEQFIYFTSPVQPGNDILVSLATSASLVDLGLLNNVYLVAYSNGAEVESVAASSLVELDLLGLLDTDSFLQFPLNHESAEIDQIGIRVSSLADAGLLAGGLQIGAVTVVPSPPEFEPEHETGLYTICQGDEQVIVPLNESGRVLNWYSDYEGEDFIGQADQYALQDLPPGDYDFYVRSEYQSCSGEGLPAIFSVTVNPHPYEEDIIIDSQGGVLELGNKIIYPVGVNVVLTPDNSLLPSGSFEWYSNEEGDDLDGLEIAGATFTVENEELTISNTNEPALEQEIFLGYETSSGCKTIKQFSLESFIILPSVVYTFNARSRESGQVDLDWELSNEQQQGTVTIQRASASLEFAVLASLPIVPGRERIRMKFTDYNPLSGRNYYRLSIVKESGSSTFYSEVRMAEINELQMPAVEVFPNPFTENFAVKSTIELQGSLSVSLLSTQGTAILSQTMDSLSRGELIEFRDLGDLPAGVYVLRLKTLNGNKSFRVIKQNGSLK comes from the coding sequence GTGAGAATCTTTTTGCTGTGCCTATTATTGTTTATAGATACTTTTGGTCAGGTCTTGGGGCAGACAACAAGGATGCTGGCAGATGCGGTCACCTTTATTAGTCCGGCTGACAAGATGGTTTCTTTGTTGGGGTGTGGAGGATTAGGTTTAAATCCTTGCTATAATCCCACAGTTGAAAATCCCGGCAATGCGTTGATCGATGACGGGGAATATGCCCGACTTTTGGCAAGCCCGGGTTTGCTTGCCACACTGGGTTCTTATGATGGAGAATTGGAACTTCAGTTTCCGTCCACTGTCCCGCCTGAAACTTGGTCCTATGTAAGAATAGGTGCTGATGAAAGCCTCCTACAGGCTTTGCTGGGAGGGAGCTTGGGGGAATTGCTTGGTGATGTACTTGGATCCGTTTTATTAGGTAATCAGGAAATAGAAATCCAGGCTAGAAATTCTTCCAATGTTATTGTGGAATCCAGGACAAGTACTCAGGGGTTTGATACAGATGGGGTTAAGTTAGTGCAAGATGGATCCGGGAATTATTTTTTAGCAATCAAACCTTCAGTAAGTTATGATCGGGTAAGACTGATCAATAGATCAATTACTTTAGTTGGATTAGGAACTGAATATACACTGGATGTTTACAATGCTTTTTACTATTCTGGTGTCGATCCATGTGGACTTATGCCAACTTTTACCAGTTATGATGGGGCTGGAGTATCTTTGGACTTACTGAATCTCAATGACCTCGTTCTTAACCCTTTTCATGCTATTGACAATGATCCTGCCACTTATTCGCAAATTTCATTAGGTGTACTGGGAGTGGCAGCGACTACTGAGCAGTTTATTTATTTCACTTCCCCGGTTCAGCCGGGAAATGATATTTTGGTTAGTTTGGCCACATCCGCATCACTAGTGGATTTGGGTTTGTTGAATAACGTTTATTTAGTAGCGTACTCAAACGGCGCAGAAGTAGAAAGTGTGGCTGCTTCTTCATTAGTGGAGCTTGACTTGCTTGGTCTTTTAGATACCGATAGCTTTCTTCAGTTTCCACTCAACCACGAAAGTGCGGAAATTGACCAAATCGGGATTAGGGTATCCTCTTTAGCGGATGCGGGATTGCTTGCGGGCGGACTTCAGATTGGGGCTGTTACTGTAGTGCCATCACCGCCCGAATTTGAGCCTGAACATGAAACCGGTTTATATACCATCTGTCAGGGAGATGAACAGGTTATTGTGCCTTTGAATGAGTCAGGAAGAGTGCTGAATTGGTATAGTGACTATGAAGGCGAGGATTTCATTGGCCAAGCTGATCAATATGCCTTGCAAGACCTTCCTCCGGGAGATTATGATTTTTATGTTCGATCAGAATACCAAAGCTGTAGTGGAGAAGGTTTACCGGCTATATTTAGCGTAACAGTTAACCCCCACCCTTATGAAGAAGATATTATTATTGATTCTCAGGGGGGCGTTTTGGAATTGGGTAATAAGATTATTTATCCTGTAGGAGTGAATGTTGTCCTGACTCCTGATAATTCTCTACTTCCGTCAGGATCATTTGAATGGTATAGTAATGAAGAAGGGGATGATTTAGACGGGTTGGAGATTGCGGGTGCCACCTTTACTGTGGAAAATGAAGAGCTGACTATTAGCAATACTAATGAGCCCGCCTTGGAGCAGGAAATATTTCTCGGCTATGAAACATCTTCCGGCTGTAAAACAATAAAGCAATTTTCTCTGGAAAGTTTTATCATCCTGCCTTCTGTAGTTTATACGTTCAACGCCCGTTCAAGAGAAAGTGGACAGGTGGATTTGGATTGGGAGCTGAGTAATGAACAGCAGCAGGGGACTGTCACAATCCAACGGGCTTCGGCCAGTCTTGAGTTTGCAGTACTGGCCAGCTTGCCTATCGTTCCCGGCAGGGAGCGAATCCGTATGAAGTTTACGGATTATAATCCTTTATCGGGACGTAATTACTATAGACTTAGTATTGTTAAAGAGTCGGGGAGTTCCACTTTTTACAGCGAGGTGAGAATGGCTGAAATCAATGAACTGCAGATGCCTGCAGTTGAAGTATTTCCAAATCCCTTTACTGAGAATTTTGCTGTCAAATCTACCATAGAACTGCAAGGTAGTCTATCAGTATCCTTACTTAGCACTCAGGGGACTGCAATCCTGTCGCAAACTATGGATAGTCTGTCTAGAGGTGAACTAATTGAGTTTCGGGATCTGGGGGATTTGCCGGCAGGTGTTTATGTCCTCAGATTGAAAACGCTTAATGGGAATAAGTCCTTCAGGGTCATTAAGCAAAACGGTTCGTTAAAGTAG
- a CDS encoding DNA-binding transcriptional regulator, which yields MHRIILLLDFAEEYSKSLLKGISTYSGKNGQWTFCRMPLYYREMMGVKGILKWAKEWRADGIIGQLYNEMEEEFIDGGIPVIAQDFKERFSKIPNITGSYRETGVMGAEYFLRKGYYNFGFYGFNTIVWSRERAEGFESAVKKAGYQVNYFEHKKARSTDIWYYKSKSLSKWLKNLPKPVALMACDDNQGVHILEACNHNKIRVPQEVAVLGVDNDVTFCELADPPLSSIVLDIERGGFEAAQVLHEMIRTGESNYRDVIVPPLKVITRSSTDMFASSDAYVAEALTFIHRNIDRNILVDQVVKEVPLSRRALEKRFLQITGLPIYKYITKVRMEKLAQKLLSSDQSIFEIAVDLGFQDSNNIARQFKQLMGYAPAEYRKRYGLNSLWEVGGSKRQETSSKT from the coding sequence ATGCACCGTATAATATTATTGCTGGATTTTGCTGAAGAATATAGCAAATCATTGCTAAAAGGAATCAGTACCTATTCCGGTAAAAACGGACAATGGACATTTTGCCGTATGCCTTTATACTATCGGGAAATGATGGGAGTAAAAGGCATCCTCAAATGGGCAAAGGAATGGAGGGCAGATGGAATCATCGGTCAGCTGTATAATGAAATGGAGGAGGAGTTTATTGATGGTGGGATTCCTGTCATAGCTCAGGATTTTAAAGAACGGTTTTCCAAAATCCCCAATATCACAGGTTCTTACAGGGAAACTGGAGTGATGGGAGCCGAATACTTTCTGAGGAAGGGGTATTACAATTTTGGGTTTTATGGGTTCAACACAATTGTTTGGTCGCGGGAGCGTGCGGAAGGATTCGAATCCGCTGTCAAAAAAGCAGGATATCAGGTCAATTATTTTGAGCATAAAAAAGCCCGATCCACGGATATTTGGTATTACAAAAGCAAATCTCTTAGTAAATGGCTGAAGAACTTACCCAAACCTGTTGCCTTAATGGCATGTGATGATAATCAGGGCGTGCATATTTTGGAAGCATGCAATCACAATAAGATTAGGGTGCCTCAGGAAGTGGCGGTATTGGGAGTGGACAATGATGTGACATTCTGCGAACTTGCCGATCCGCCATTGTCGAGTATAGTTCTGGATATAGAGAGGGGAGGCTTTGAGGCTGCGCAGGTTCTTCATGAAATGATCAGAACCGGCGAGAGTAACTACCGAGATGTGATTGTTCCCCCCCTCAAGGTAATTACCCGATCCTCTACTGATATGTTTGCTTCCTCTGATGCTTACGTTGCGGAAGCCCTCACTTTTATTCACAGGAATATCGATAGAAATATTTTGGTGGATCAGGTAGTCAAGGAAGTGCCTCTTTCCCGAAGAGCCTTGGAGAAGCGTTTTTTGCAGATTACAGGACTTCCTATATATAAGTATATCACCAAGGTCAGAATGGAGAAATTGGCACAGAAACTTTTGAGTTCAGATCAGAGTATCTTTGAAATAGCCGTGGATTTGGGGTTCCAAGACAGCAATAATATCGCCAGACAATTCAAACAATTGATGGGCTATGCCCCCGCTGAGTATAGAAAGCGATACGGTCTGAATTCGTTGTGGGAAGTGGGAGGTAGCAAGAGGCAAGAAACAAGTAGCAAGACATAA
- a CDS encoding SusC/RagA family TonB-linked outer membrane protein, producing the protein MKQFSKNKKPKIGWGLPMIFGLVLFPLLGVSAMTPPPSNLIEEAFQAQQVQGKIVSSEDGTPIPGVTVLEKGTGNGTVSEIDGTYSLNVAGPNSLLVFSFVGFDPQEITVGNQSIIDITMSETATDMSEVVVTALGIKRDQRSLGYDVSSVQGEELTQVSQENVLSSLSGRMPGVTINQTSGPGSSMSMVIRGATSLTTDNQPLFVVDGVPMSNSLNNVRQNGDGNQVDYGNAISDINPDDIESISVLKGPSAAALYGTRAGNGVVIITTKSGKAGKTMGISFSSSNVFERPTRTLDFHYKYANGNRIGVFNEGSAYWGGPELNAGNTAVQWNSPLDANGDPIPTELIAYPNAMKDFMQTGITSTNNIAVDGGSEQTTYRISYSNMLHRGMIPNSDLFRHSYSTSLSHKITEKLMFTSNFNYTNSQSNDRPSTGDRRANPLEAVYSSPYVDYNLMRDIWVPGQEGIQQVRTAAGDNPYFIAYGMQNSFVRDRIYGNVSLDYKFSESFNIRVRYSLDRSDENQETKIPYSYSRMARGGYYTSDILSQESNIDFLASWNDDFGKLDINASVGGNIMNRFGRSTDVGVGGDRNNGLVIPGIYNVQNIPADNRSMTNGFSERGIYSIYGLASFGYADQLYLDLTARNDWSSTLPRENRSYFYPSASLSWLANYTLDMSDKIDLLKLRFGWAQVGNDTGPYNLLPNLSTGLYNSINTASMPSGLLNPDLKPEQATSYEGGIDLNMFSNRLRFGGTIYQIDNRNQIFSVNLPSSSGYSGRLINAGLIQSRGVELSLGGTVLRKKDISWDVDLNWSRNRTTVVELTEGLDRITLWSENGGGAITFVGEQIGNMYSSSYAEVKDPNSPYYKWPVLSGAGEWQELSGTENLKKVGNFNPDFQMGLQTTLNIKRFVVGASFDWRQGGEFMSFTYRYGESDWKSQRQLDNLIPGSLYATDELIAMMKANPEQYIIPGLGNYPRVGGHTAATGGYYVDENGSDGAFVPGVIQTAGADTPDDFSDDVYVEHLGGEGTNIYPITNTYPWDYNEQVTFDASFIKLRELSIGYRVPSFGRFRNATFSIYTRNLMIWTKADIGIDPERAFWANSGTQGNTSSQFRQGIERQNVMPWSFPVGFKLNFNL; encoded by the coding sequence ATGAAACAATTTTCCAAAAACAAAAAGCCAAAAATCGGCTGGGGACTCCCCATGATTTTTGGATTGGTGCTGTTCCCGCTACTTGGGGTTTCAGCCATGACTCCGCCACCCTCCAACCTGATTGAAGAGGCCTTTCAGGCTCAGCAGGTACAGGGTAAAATCGTCTCCAGTGAGGACGGGACTCCGATTCCCGGGGTCACTGTGCTTGAAAAAGGAACCGGTAACGGAACGGTCTCTGAGATAGATGGAACCTATTCTCTAAATGTAGCAGGCCCTAATTCTTTACTCGTTTTCTCTTTTGTAGGATTTGATCCTCAGGAAATCACAGTAGGGAACCAATCTATCATTGATATTACCATGAGTGAAACTGCCACGGATATGTCTGAGGTGGTGGTGACAGCTCTGGGAATTAAGCGGGATCAACGCTCCTTGGGGTATGACGTTTCCAGTGTACAAGGAGAAGAGTTGACCCAGGTGTCCCAGGAAAATGTGTTGAGCTCCCTTTCAGGTAGAATGCCCGGGGTTACTATCAACCAAACCAGCGGTCCAGGATCCTCTATGAGCATGGTTATTCGAGGAGCTACCTCTTTGACTACGGACAACCAACCTTTGTTTGTGGTGGATGGAGTACCTATGTCCAACTCCTTGAACAATGTGAGACAAAACGGTGACGGAAACCAGGTGGATTACGGAAATGCAATTTCGGATATCAATCCGGATGATATTGAAAGCATTTCGGTACTGAAAGGTCCCAGTGCAGCTGCATTGTATGGGACTAGAGCAGGAAATGGGGTAGTGATCATTACTACCAAGTCCGGCAAAGCAGGTAAGACTATGGGAATTTCTTTTTCCTCAAGTAATGTTTTTGAAAGACCGACCCGAACGTTGGATTTTCATTACAAATACGCAAATGGCAATCGCATAGGAGTATTTAATGAGGGCTCTGCCTATTGGGGTGGTCCTGAACTGAATGCCGGCAATACGGCTGTTCAATGGAATAGCCCGTTGGATGCCAATGGAGATCCTATCCCAACAGAATTAATTGCTTATCCGAATGCAATGAAAGATTTTATGCAGACAGGAATCACTTCTACCAACAATATTGCTGTGGACGGGGGCAGTGAGCAGACTACTTATAGGATTTCCTATTCCAATATGCTGCATAGGGGCATGATCCCCAACTCTGACCTGTTTAGACATAGCTACTCTACTTCTCTAAGCCATAAGATTACAGAGAAGCTGATGTTTACTTCCAATTTCAACTATACAAATAGCCAATCCAACGACCGTCCTAGTACTGGGGATAGAAGAGCTAACCCTTTGGAAGCAGTTTATTCTTCCCCTTATGTAGATTATAATTTGATGAGGGATATCTGGGTGCCGGGACAGGAAGGTATTCAGCAAGTCAGAACCGCTGCAGGTGATAATCCTTATTTTATTGCTTATGGAATGCAGAATTCATTTGTACGGGACAGAATTTATGGAAATGTGTCGCTGGACTATAAATTTTCTGAATCCTTCAATATACGCGTAAGGTATTCCCTTGATAGATCCGATGAGAATCAGGAAACCAAAATACCTTACAGCTACAGCAGAATGGCCCGTGGAGGATACTACACGTCAGATATTTTGAGTCAGGAATCCAACATAGATTTTTTGGCCTCATGGAATGATGATTTTGGGAAATTGGATATCAACGCTTCCGTTGGAGGGAATATCATGAATCGTTTCGGTAGAAGCACGGATGTGGGTGTAGGAGGAGATCGAAACAACGGATTGGTTATTCCTGGAATCTACAATGTTCAGAATATTCCTGCTGATAACAGATCCATGACAAATGGATTCTCTGAAAGAGGGATTTATTCTATCTACGGATTGGCTTCCTTTGGCTATGCAGATCAGCTTTATCTGGATTTGACCGCCAGAAATGATTGGTCTTCTACTTTGCCACGTGAAAACAGATCCTATTTCTACCCATCAGCTTCCCTGAGCTGGTTGGCAAACTATACCCTGGACATGTCCGATAAGATTGACTTGTTAAAACTGAGGTTTGGATGGGCACAGGTAGGAAATGATACAGGGCCATACAATCTCCTCCCAAACCTGTCTACTGGACTCTACAATTCCATCAATACTGCCAGTATGCCTTCCGGTTTGTTAAATCCGGATCTAAAACCTGAGCAAGCCACTTCGTATGAAGGCGGGATAGACCTGAACATGTTCAGCAACAGGCTTCGATTTGGAGGGACAATTTATCAAATCGATAATAGAAATCAGATTTTCTCAGTAAATCTCCCCTCTTCTTCAGGCTACTCGGGACGTCTGATCAATGCCGGTCTGATCCAAAGCCGGGGCGTGGAACTTTCCCTTGGCGGAACAGTCTTGAGAAAGAAGGATATTTCTTGGGATGTAGACTTGAACTGGAGTAGAAACCGGACCACGGTGGTAGAGCTTACAGAAGGCTTGGATAGAATCACCCTTTGGTCTGAGAATGGTGGAGGGGCAATCACCTTTGTGGGAGAGCAGATTGGAAACATGTACAGCAGTAGCTATGCTGAGGTAAAAGATCCTAATTCACCGTATTACAAGTGGCCGGTTCTTTCCGGTGCGGGAGAATGGCAGGAACTATCCGGTACCGAAAATCTTAAGAAAGTGGGCAATTTCAATCCTGATTTTCAAATGGGATTACAGACCACTTTGAATATCAAGAGGTTTGTGGTCGGGGCCAGTTTTGACTGGAGACAAGGGGGAGAGTTTATGTCCTTTACCTACAGATATGGTGAGTCGGACTGGAAGTCTCAAAGACAATTGGATAATTTAATCCCGGGCAGCCTATATGCAACCGATGAGTTGATCGCGATGATGAAAGCTAATCCGGAGCAATACATTATTCCGGGCCTGGGCAACTACCCTCGGGTAGGGGGGCATACAGCGGCAACAGGAGGTTATTATGTGGATGAAAATGGAAGCGACGGAGCCTTTGTGCCGGGAGTAATCCAAACAGCTGGTGCAGATACTCCGGATGATTTTAGTGATGATGTGTACGTAGAGCACCTAGGCGGAGAGGGTACCAATATTTACCCAATTACCAATACCTACCCTTGGGATTACAATGAGCAGGTGACCTTTGATGCCTCTTTTATCAAATTGAGAGAATTGAGCATAGGTTATAGAGTTCCCTCTTTTGGCAGATTCAGAAATGCAACCTTTTCTATCTATACTAGAAACCTGATGATCTGGACCAAAGCAGATATAGGAATCGATCCGGAACGCGCTTTCTGGGCAAACAGCGGAACACAAGGGAATACCTCCTCACAGTTTCGCCAGGGAATCGAGCGTCAGAATGTGATGCCGTGGAGTTTTCCTGTAGGTTTCAAATTGAACTTTAATCTTTAA
- a CDS encoding SusD/RagB family nutrient-binding outer membrane lipoprotein: MNITKLYRGFLMALICCVGFTGCDDKLDDMNINPYGIDPAEVNPNLLMPTILASAAQSYTDLGVNNMAGAVQHTQKNGWYGPHNNYSWESESWAGWYAILRNNDLLHNRAVEMENDFFQAVSLTMKSFVFGNITDLWGDAPYTDALKGNELATEFQFPKFDSQEVIYDGIIADLQTAATLFNSANTGGVTAANDLYFGGDAAAWKRFANSLLLRYYLRISSQKPDVAKAGIEAIYASGDYIQSTSQDAVLDYTGGASDIWITRHIALNPDDFQRYQACQTFISQLMGTNDPRLPVWFAPVRVQWVADESLDVAAEGFIRKEGEPLGVVTYPFDDFVNNYAGENFTRRYNPDMVSYNDAEYVGLPPSLMVPESYNGNPSPGQGTQNQHVSQLADIYQSAGAAGDILKARLISSSEVSFILAEAALKGWNTGSAEEHYYNGIEKSLIVWGKADDYERFIAEEGIAFDNTMEQVMEQKWVASWTAAAEAFADYRRTGFPRLETGPQSPQPRVALRFQYGDDEYNNNAENITGALDRLELTDYSGGFGKDSQWSRSWLYQGTTIPW, encoded by the coding sequence ATGAATATCACAAAATTATATCGGGGATTTTTGATGGCTTTAATTTGCTGCGTGGGATTCACAGGCTGTGATGATAAGCTTGATGATATGAACATCAATCCGTACGGAATTGACCCTGCGGAAGTAAATCCCAACTTATTGATGCCTACAATTTTGGCATCAGCTGCACAAAGCTATACGGATTTGGGCGTCAACAATATGGCAGGAGCAGTGCAGCATACACAGAAAAATGGCTGGTATGGCCCTCATAACAATTATAGCTGGGAAAGTGAGAGTTGGGCAGGATGGTATGCTATACTAAGAAATAATGATCTACTGCATAATAGAGCTGTGGAGATGGAAAATGACTTTTTTCAAGCGGTGTCTTTGACTATGAAGTCTTTTGTTTTTGGGAATATTACAGACCTTTGGGGCGATGCGCCTTATACTGATGCTCTAAAAGGGAACGAGTTGGCCACAGAGTTTCAATTTCCGAAATTCGACAGTCAGGAGGTAATCTATGACGGAATCATTGCAGATCTTCAAACTGCCGCCACACTGTTTAATTCGGCGAATACCGGCGGAGTGACTGCTGCCAATGACCTGTATTTTGGAGGAGATGCAGCTGCTTGGAAGAGATTTGCAAATTCCCTTTTGCTTCGCTACTATCTGAGAATATCTTCCCAAAAGCCCGATGTGGCTAAAGCAGGGATTGAAGCGATTTATGCTTCCGGGGATTACATTCAAAGCACCTCCCAAGATGCTGTATTAGATTACACCGGCGGAGCCAGTGACATCTGGATCACCCGCCATATTGCCTTGAATCCGGATGATTTCCAGAGATATCAGGCCTGTCAGACATTCATCAGCCAATTGATGGGGACGAATGATCCCAGGCTTCCGGTCTGGTTTGCGCCCGTGAGAGTGCAGTGGGTGGCTGATGAATCTCTGGATGTTGCTGCTGAAGGCTTTATCAGGAAGGAGGGAGAGCCTTTGGGAGTAGTTACTTATCCATTTGATGATTTTGTAAACAACTATGCAGGAGAGAACTTTACCAGAAGATATAATCCTGATATGGTGAGCTATAATGATGCTGAATATGTAGGATTACCTCCCTCACTGATGGTTCCTGAATCCTATAATGGAAACCCATCGCCGGGGCAAGGTACCCAAAATCAACATGTTTCACAGTTGGCGGACATCTACCAGTCGGCAGGAGCTGCGGGGGATATCCTTAAGGCCAGGTTGATCTCTTCCTCAGAAGTGAGCTTTATTCTGGCTGAAGCTGCGTTGAAAGGTTGGAACACAGGATCCGCAGAGGAGCATTATTATAACGGTATAGAGAAGTCACTGATAGTATGGGGCAAAGCTGACGATTATGAGCGCTTTATAGCTGAAGAGGGAATCGCTTTTGACAATACCATGGAGCAGGTGATGGAGCAAAAATGGGTGGCAAGCTGGACTGCGGCTGCAGAGGCTTTTGCAGACTACAGACGTACCGGATTTCCTAGGTTGGAAACAGGTCCCCAGTCTCCGCAGCCAAGAGTTGCTTTGAGGTTCCAGTATGGTGATGACGAGTACAACAATAATGCGGAAAACATTACCGGTGCATTGGACAGATTGGAATTGACAGATTACTCCGGTGGATTTGGAAAGGACAGCCAATGGTCCAGATCCTGGTTGTATCAGGGAACTACCATTCCCTGGTAA
- a CDS encoding LytTR family DNA-binding domain-containing protein, giving the protein MKTKILLIEDNHNLSENVEEVLEMHGYELIAILTEAESAMQVIKESRPDLILVDIKLKGEKDGIELSEDIRKSTSIPIVFLTSSAGKDIINKVEHINPEGFITKPFTMEGLITSIELALSNSKNNAKTQLNKIGKPALLKPILYIRESGCLRKIVIDEIDWIKAEGTYTHLYVDGKQYTLRNTVKELIKNLPEGQFARVHKSYIVNLNNVDAINATALKINDKEIPVGKKYYHDFLKNINKTSN; this is encoded by the coding sequence ATGAAAACAAAAATACTACTGATTGAAGACAATCATAACCTGTCAGAAAATGTGGAAGAAGTACTGGAAATGCACGGATATGAATTAATCGCAATCTTAACTGAAGCAGAATCAGCAATGCAGGTAATTAAAGAAAGTAGACCGGATTTGATCCTTGTTGATATAAAGCTAAAAGGAGAAAAAGATGGGATTGAACTATCTGAAGATATCAGAAAATCCACCTCTATACCCATAGTATTTCTGACTTCTTCAGCTGGAAAAGATATAATAAACAAAGTAGAACATATTAATCCTGAGGGATTTATAACAAAACCATTTACAATGGAAGGGTTAATTACAAGTATAGAACTGGCTCTTTCAAATTCCAAAAACAACGCAAAAACCCAACTAAATAAAATAGGTAAACCGGCCCTCCTAAAGCCGATATTATATATTAGGGAAAGTGGCTGTTTGAGGAAAATCGTAATTGACGAAATAGATTGGATTAAAGCAGAAGGAACGTATACCCATCTCTATGTAGATGGTAAACAATACACCTTGAGAAACACCGTCAAGGAATTAATCAAAAACTTGCCTGAGGGGCAATTTGCCCGTGTACACAAATCTTACATTGTAAACTTAAACAATGTGGACGCAATCAACGCTACTGCATTAAAAATAAACGACAAAGAAATCCCTGTAGGTAAAAAATATTACCATGATTTCCTTAAAAATATCAATAAAACCTCAAACTAA